Proteins from one Romboutsia sp. CE17 genomic window:
- a CDS encoding NAD(P)H-dependent glycerol-3-phosphate dehydrogenase, with product MKKICVLGAGSWGSALALSLAKKGYSITMWTLNQEQADKINTTKENINYLPGVLFPNNITLTTNIEDAVVDSKLIVLAVPSQAIRSVCKQIKPFVSKEQVLVDVAKGLEKGTGLRLSEVCKDELPENPYVALSGPSHAEEVAKDIPTTLVVASENLEIAQEVQDIFMSPKLRVYTNPDVVGVELGGALKNIIAFGAGICDGLGYGDNTKAALMTRGIREIARLGIALGADKSTFSGLSGIGDLIVTCTSMHSRNRRAGILIGQGKSLEETLEEVKMVVEGITATEVAHEVAKKMNIDMPITNAIYSVLYENKNANEVVANLMMRSKKHEMEEIVYDKLGF from the coding sequence ATGAAAAAAATATGTGTATTAGGAGCTGGAAGTTGGGGAAGTGCATTGGCACTAAGTCTTGCTAAAAAAGGCTATAGCATAACAATGTGGACTTTAAACCAAGAACAAGCTGATAAAATAAATACGACAAAAGAAAATATAAATTATTTACCGGGTGTATTATTTCCAAATAATATAACTTTAACTACAAATATAGAAGATGCAGTAGTAGATAGTAAACTAATAGTACTCGCTGTACCATCACAAGCTATAAGAAGTGTTTGTAAGCAAATAAAACCATTTGTAAGCAAAGAACAAGTATTAGTTGATGTAGCAAAAGGATTAGAAAAAGGAACAGGTCTTAGACTATCTGAGGTCTGCAAAGATGAGTTACCAGAAAATCCATATGTAGCACTATCAGGACCATCTCATGCAGAGGAGGTTGCTAAAGATATACCGACAACATTAGTAGTTGCATCAGAAAACTTAGAAATAGCTCAAGAAGTACAAGATATATTTATGAGTCCAAAGCTTAGAGTATATACTAATCCAGATGTAGTTGGAGTAGAGTTAGGTGGAGCTTTGAAAAATATAATTGCTTTTGGAGCAGGTATATGTGATGGATTAGGTTATGGAGATAATACTAAAGCTGCACTTATGACTAGAGGAATAAGAGAAATCGCAAGACTTGGTATAGCTCTAGGTGCAGATAAAAGTACTTTCTCAGGTCTTTCAGGTATAGGAGACTTAATAGTTACTTGCACAAGTATGCATAGTAGAAATAGAAGAGCAGGTATATTAATAGGTCAAGGTAAGAGTTTAGAAGAAACTTTAGAAGAAGTTAAAATGGTAGTTGAAGGAATAACAGCTACTGAAGTTGCTCATGAAGTTGCTAAAAAAATGAATATCGATATGCCTATTACTAATGCAATATATTCTGTTTTATATGAAAATAAAAATGCAAATGAAGTTGTAGCTAACTTAATGATGAGAAGTAAAAAACATGAAATGGAAGAAATAGTTTACGATAAGCTAGGATTTTAA
- a CDS encoding YIEGIA family protein, whose product MDKVFFVAVIIGVVTRLIMLNLDQKQYPSQPNVLLSQIVLAFVASSLGALLVPALIERSYTSITFLSLAAEQFRQVRENRRNTLQNLEDSQLVKRGNSFIEEIARTYEVRNYMCIITSFITIGLYYLIISEVRLSHNIALLISSLIGLILAFILRRISRRKSIEDVADVSIVKIEFVDESIMKVGDLKGITNVGLKKDRERFLSKGIGIEIKPKDNSYTNAAIIYDLGQRQAIVYNLYSRLGIYRENNEPAFVPLPRRNPNNESIMIAYIPMEKDEQKIIEAVKSCPILSTSKGKYLKLKNYKTDKKGSA is encoded by the coding sequence ATGGATAAAGTATTTTTTGTAGCAGTTATTATTGGAGTAGTTACAAGATTGATAATGCTTAATTTAGATCAAAAACAATACCCATCCCAACCAAATGTTTTATTATCTCAAATAGTATTAGCATTTGTAGCATCTTCTTTAGGGGCATTATTAGTTCCTGCTTTAATAGAACGTTCTTATACCTCTATAACATTTTTATCTCTAGCTGCGGAACAGTTTAGACAGGTAAGAGAAAATAGAAGAAATACACTTCAAAATTTAGAAGATTCACAGCTAGTTAAAAGGGGTAATTCTTTTATAGAAGAGATTGCAAGAACCTATGAAGTTAGAAATTATATGTGTATAATTACTTCATTTATAACAATAGGTTTGTATTACCTTATTATATCTGAAGTAAGATTAAGTCATAATATAGCATTACTTATAAGTAGTTTAATAGGTTTAATTTTAGCATTTATATTAAGAAGGATATCAAGAAGAAAAAGTATAGAAGATGTAGCAGATGTATCTATAGTTAAAATTGAATTTGTAGACGAATCAATAATGAAAGTTGGAGACTTAAAAGGTATAACTAACGTAGGTTTAAAAAAGGATAGAGAGAGATTTTTATCTAAAGGGATAGGTATAGAAATAAAACCAAAAGACAATAGTTATACTAATGCAGCTATTATATATGACTTAGGACAAAGACAAGCTATAGTTTACAATCTTTATTCAAGACTTGGAATATACAGAGAAAATAATGAGCCAGCATTTGTTCCATTACCAAGGAGAAATCCAAATAATGAAAGTATAATGATTGCGTATATACCAATGGAAAAAGATGAACAGAAAATAATAGAGGCTGTAAAATCATGTCCCATTCTTTCAACATCAAAAGGCAAATATTTAAAACTAAAGAATTATAAAACTGATAAGAAAGGAAGTGCATAA
- a CDS encoding DUF512 domain-containing protein, which produces MEVNVKKSNNVISKIYKGSIADEIGIEVGDLLISINEQEIHDIIEYKFLMSDEYIELEIQKINGQRYIYEIEKDYDDDLGIEFTNPIIDQAKSCRNKCVFCFIDQLPKGMRETLYFKDDDSRLSFLQGNFVTLTNMSEEDINNIIKYRISPINISVHTTNPELRRTMIKNKFAGKLYGIMQRLAEAGIQMNCQIVLCPGYNDKEELTRTISDLSNLYPYVNSAAIVPVGITKHRDHLPNLEIFNEKTAGDTIDQIHELQKMYMEKLGTRFAFLSDEFYIIANRELLKYDEYEGFIQFENGVGMISKLEREIQDYLKSVPKEKITRTKKVSIATGHSAYEFIKDMADLIMKKFENVEINVYKIINNFFGDTITVSGLITATDIMDQLKGIDLGETLYIPRAMLKADEEIFLDNITLEEIQKRMDIEVIPCENTGKDFVDKILK; this is translated from the coding sequence ATGGAAGTAAATGTAAAAAAAAGTAACAATGTTATAAGTAAGATATACAAAGGCAGTATAGCTGATGAAATAGGTATTGAAGTTGGTGATTTACTTATAAGTATAAATGAACAAGAAATACATGATATAATAGAATATAAATTTTTAATGAGTGATGAATACATAGAGTTAGAGATTCAGAAAATAAATGGTCAAAGATATATATATGAAATAGAAAAAGATTATGATGATGATCTAGGGATTGAATTTACAAACCCAATTATAGACCAAGCAAAAAGCTGTAGAAATAAATGCGTATTTTGTTTTATAGATCAACTTCCAAAAGGTATGAGAGAAACTCTTTATTTTAAAGATGATGATTCAAGACTTTCTTTCTTACAAGGTAACTTTGTAACTCTTACTAATATGAGTGAAGAAGATATAAATAATATAATTAAGTATAGAATAAGTCCTATAAATATTTCTGTGCATACTACTAACCCAGAGTTAAGGCGTACTATGATAAAGAATAAATTTGCAGGAAAATTATATGGAATAATGCAAAGACTTGCAGAAGCTGGAATACAAATGAACTGTCAAATAGTTTTATGTCCAGGTTATAATGATAAAGAAGAATTAACAAGAACTATATCGGATTTATCAAATTTATATCCATATGTAAATAGTGCAGCAATAGTTCCGGTAGGCATAACTAAGCATAGGGATCATCTTCCAAACTTAGAAATATTTAATGAAAAAACTGCAGGGGATACTATTGATCAAATACATGAATTACAAAAGATGTATATGGAAAAACTAGGAACAAGGTTTGCTTTTTTATCAGATGAATTTTATATAATTGCAAATAGAGAGTTATTAAAATATGATGAATACGAAGGGTTTATTCAATTTGAAAATGGCGTAGGTATGATAAGTAAATTAGAAAGAGAAATTCAAGATTATTTAAAATCTGTGCCTAAAGAAAAAATAACTAGAACTAAAAAAGTATCTATAGCAACAGGACATTCTGCATATGAATTTATAAAAGATATGGCAGACCTAATAATGAAGAAGTTTGAAAATGTAGAAATAAATGTTTATAAAATAATAAATAACTTCTTTGGAGATACAATAACAGTTTCAGGTCTTATAACAGCAACTGACATAATGGATCAGTTAAAAGGTATAGACTTAGGAGAAACACTATATATACCTAGAGCTATGTTAAAAGCAGACGAAGAAATATTCCTTGATAACATAACTTTAGAAGAAATACAAAAAAGAATGGATATTGAAGTAATTCCATGTGAGAACACAGGGAAAGACTTTGTAGATAAAATTTTAAAATAA
- a CDS encoding YlmC/YmxH family sporulation protein, whose product MMRVSDIMEKEVINIKNGKKMGFITDIDLDINEGKVISFTILGDSRGFFSRGSEEEIVFFSDILKVGCDTIIVNLGSDINLDEFNIEKL is encoded by the coding sequence ATGATGAGAGTATCTGATATAATGGAAAAAGAAGTAATAAATATTAAGAATGGTAAGAAAATGGGATTCATAACTGATATTGATTTAGACATTAATGAAGGTAAAGTGATATCGTTTACTATTTTAGGTGATAGTAGAGGCTTTTTTTCTAGAGGATCTGAAGAAGAAATTGTATTCTTCAGTGATATACTAAAGGTAGGTTGTGATACAATAATAGTAAATTTAGGCTCAGATATTAATTTAGATGAATTTAATATAGAAAAATTATAA
- the pgeF gene encoding peptidoglycan editing factor PgeF, which produces MENYISIKKIEDELDFVKLAITTKNIDSKSKEDLINTFNKDDFNLDNLTSNIQIHSDIVNIVNEENIGCKKEGDALITNLREVPLLVFTADCVPIAIIDKKNKAIGAVHAGWRGTYSKIVKNTIDLMKKEYNTNPDDLICVIGPSIGPCCYEVSKDLVEKFNTILTNMEETFYIIKEEKYYLDLWSINEYILKTCGVKVKNIINLNICTSCNSDKFHSYRVHEKTNKRIGLMLQVK; this is translated from the coding sequence ATGGAGAATTACATAAGTATAAAAAAAATAGAAGATGAATTAGATTTTGTTAAATTAGCAATAACTACAAAAAATATAGATTCTAAAAGTAAAGAGGATTTAATAAATACATTTAATAAGGATGACTTTAACTTAGATAACTTAACAAGTAATATTCAAATTCATTCTGATATTGTAAACATTGTAAATGAAGAAAATATAGGATGTAAAAAAGAAGGAGATGCTCTTATAACTAATTTAAGAGAAGTTCCCCTTCTTGTATTTACAGCGGATTGTGTTCCTATAGCTATTATAGATAAGAAAAATAAGGCTATAGGAGCAGTTCATGCAGGCTGGAGAGGTACTTACTCTAAGATTGTTAAAAATACAATAGATCTTATGAAGAAGGAATATAATACAAATCCTGATGATTTGATTTGTGTTATAGGTCCTTCTATTGGACCTTGTTGTTATGAAGTTTCAAAAGATTTAGTAGAAAAATTTAACACAATTCTTACAAACATGGAAGAAACTTTTTATATAATAAAGGAAGAGAAATATTATTTAGATTTATGGAGTATTAATGAATATATTTTGAAAACTTGTGGAGTAAAGGTTAAGAATATAATAAATCTAAATATATGTACTAGTTGTAACTCAGACAAGTTCCATTCTTATAGAGTTCATGAGAAGACAAATAAGAGGATAGGACTTATGCTACAGGTAAAATAG
- the plsY gene encoding glycerol-3-phosphate 1-O-acyltransferase PlsY, producing the protein MISYIIIIIIAYLLGNISTSTIIARKMFNVDIRTQGSGNPGSTNVLRTLGKKAGAMTFAGDLLKGLVAVLIARGIAKLTGIDETIAAYVAVVAVVAGHNWPAFLRFKGGKGVATSLGAMIAMNPVIALTCFGIFLIIVIGTKYVSLGSIVGIASSPLFMIVNNNKKGIFVTLFLTVSAIYTHRENIKRLIKGTERKIGEKK; encoded by the coding sequence ATGATTAGCTATATTATTATAATTATAATTGCTTATCTTTTAGGTAATATATCAACATCGACTATAATTGCTAGAAAAATGTTTAATGTTGATATAAGAACACAAGGTTCTGGAAATCCAGGATCTACAAATGTACTAAGAACACTTGGAAAAAAAGCAGGAGCTATGACTTTTGCAGGAGATCTATTAAAAGGATTAGTAGCAGTATTAATAGCTAGAGGAATCGCTAAACTTACAGGTATAGATGAAACTATAGCAGCATATGTAGCGGTTGTAGCAGTTGTAGCAGGCCATAACTGGCCAGCATTCTTAAGATTTAAGGGTGGAAAAGGTGTAGCTACATCACTAGGTGCTATGATAGCAATGAATCCGGTTATAGCATTAACTTGTTTTGGAATATTCTTAATCATAGTAATAGGAACAAAGTATGTATCATTAGGATCAATAGTAGGTATAGCATCATCTCCTTTGTTTATGATAGTAAATAATAATAAAAAAGGAATATTTGTTACTTTATTTTTAACAGTATCTGCTATATATACTCATAGAGAAAACATAAAAAGACTAATTAAAGGTACTGAAAGAAAAATAGGTGAAAAAAAATAA
- a CDS encoding capping complex subunit for YIEGIA: MGNNVGLNEFTLAVITTDKNMNPVGGCPIFYANDNDDLQNKALLMSKCVSGMVHQISEGTLIIVKH; this comes from the coding sequence GTGGGAAATAATGTAGGCTTAAATGAATTTACTTTAGCAGTGATAACAACTGATAAAAATATGAATCCAGTAGGAGGATGCCCTATATTTTATGCAAATGACAATGATGACTTGCAAAATAAAGCTTTACTAATGTCAAAATGTGTATCTGGAATGGTTCATCAAATATCAGAAGGAACATTAATAATAGTTAAGCATTAA
- a CDS encoding HAMP domain-containing sensor histidine kinase, producing the protein MDNLENIYFFITLISVTITILSLRYTITIKRYIEQFRIVSKKVSNKEFHTRLNISAKGQLGELTNNFNYMIEKMGDNIEAVEYKHLQLKSILKSISHGILAIDINGNILLINDEAKKIIQANLDQTIEGQNIATAIKEEKILKEISKFRGSNTNEKSRLTMEDGTVYTIKVDPVYLQNTVNVIIGSIINIENITEKVKLENMRSDFVANVTHELKTPLTSISGFVETLRLNENLDTQTRNRFLAIIESESDRLKRLIDDILLLSAIENTESRVLEKINLYDTFNEVKDMLSYIAKNKDIDFSHEFLDQSLYVISNRDYIKQIFLNLTENAIKYTPEHGQVKVIVGSNGKDIILQVIDNGIGIPKEDIQRIFERFYRVDKARSRDVGGTGLGLAITKHIVKSLNGKIEVKSELNKGSEFTVTIPKKIS; encoded by the coding sequence ATGGATAACTTAGAAAATATATACTTTTTTATTACTTTAATTTCAGTTACAATCACAATATTATCACTTAGATATACTATAACTATAAAAAGATACATAGAGCAGTTTAGAATTGTTTCTAAAAAAGTAAGTAATAAAGAATTTCATACAAGACTTAATATATCGGCAAAAGGTCAACTAGGAGAGCTTACTAATAATTTTAACTATATGATTGAGAAAATGGGGGATAACATCGAAGCTGTGGAATATAAACATCTTCAATTAAAATCTATTCTAAAAAGTATATCCCATGGTATTCTAGCTATAGATATAAATGGAAATATACTTTTAATAAATGATGAAGCTAAAAAAATAATACAAGCTAATTTAGATCAAACTATAGAAGGTCAAAACATAGCAACTGCTATAAAAGAAGAAAAGATACTAAAAGAAATATCTAAATTTAGAGGATCTAATACTAATGAGAAATCTAGACTTACAATGGAAGATGGAACAGTTTATACTATAAAAGTAGACCCAGTTTATCTTCAAAATACAGTCAATGTTATAATTGGTTCAATCATAAATATTGAAAATATTACTGAAAAAGTAAAGCTAGAAAACATGAGAAGTGATTTCGTAGCAAATGTAACACATGAACTTAAAACTCCACTTACATCTATAAGTGGATTTGTTGAAACTTTAAGATTAAATGAAAATCTAGACACTCAAACTAGAAATAGATTTTTAGCTATAATAGAAAGTGAATCTGATAGACTAAAGAGATTAATAGATGATATTTTACTATTATCTGCTATAGAAAATACTGAAAGTAGAGTTTTAGAAAAAATAAATCTATATGATACATTTAATGAAGTAAAAGATATGTTAAGTTATATTGCTAAAAATAAAGATATAGATTTTAGTCATGAATTTTTAGATCAATCTTTATATGTAATTTCTAATAGAGATTATATAAAGCAGATTTTCTTAAATTTAACTGAAAATGCAATTAAGTATACTCCTGAACATGGGCAAGTAAAGGTAATTGTTGGATCTAATGGTAAAGATATAATATTACAAGTAATAGATAATGGAATTGGAATACCTAAAGAAGATATTCAAAGAATATTTGAAAGATTTTACAGAGTTGATAAGGCTAGAAGTAGAGATGTAGGTGGTACAGGTTTAGGGCTAGCTATAACAAAGCACATTGTTAAATCTTTAAATGGTAAAATCGAGGTTAAAAGTGAATTAAATAAAGGTAGTGAATTTACAGTTACTATTCCTAAAAAAATTTCCTAG
- the der gene encoding ribosome biogenesis GTPase Der, with product MDNRPIVAVVGRPNVGKSTLFNKLAGKRISIVEDTPGVTRDRIFTEVEWLGTYFTLIDTGGIEPDNGDVILSQMRNQAMLAMDMAHVILFVVDGKSGITAADKEVATMLRKTNKPVILVVNKIDSQKQFDNVYDFYELGLGNLHAISSANGMGLGDLLDEVVENFPKGLNTEYSEDIIRVAITGKPNAGKSSILNKILGEDRVIVSPIAGTTRDAVDTYFEKDGQQFLLIDTAGIRRKSKVYETVEKYSVIRSMSAVERADVVLIVIDAQEGITEQDTKVAGIAHDEGKACIFVVNKWDLIEKDNKTLGNYTKEIKEKFPFMMYAPVLFVSAKTNQRMNKILETVEYVASEHAKRISTSALNDVIGEAVMLNQPPSDKGKRLKIYYASQTDVKPPKITLFINDKQLTHFSYQRYLENKIRENFGFEGTSVRFEYREKNRG from the coding sequence ATGGATAATAGACCGATAGTTGCAGTTGTTGGTAGACCAAATGTTGGGAAATCTACACTGTTTAATAAATTAGCAGGAAAAAGAATATCTATAGTTGAAGATACTCCAGGAGTGACTAGAGATAGAATATTCACAGAAGTAGAGTGGCTAGGAACTTACTTTACATTAATAGATACAGGAGGTATAGAGCCTGATAATGGAGATGTTATATTATCTCAAATGAGAAACCAAGCTATGCTTGCAATGGATATGGCTCACGTTATACTTTTTGTTGTAGATGGAAAGTCAGGAATAACAGCTGCAGATAAAGAAGTAGCAACAATGCTTAGAAAGACTAATAAACCAGTAATACTAGTTGTTAATAAAATAGACAGTCAAAAGCAATTTGATAATGTATACGACTTCTATGAACTAGGACTTGGAAATTTACATGCAATATCAAGTGCAAATGGAATGGGACTTGGTGATTTATTAGATGAAGTTGTTGAGAATTTCCCTAAAGGATTAAATACTGAGTATAGCGAAGATATAATAAGAGTAGCTATAACTGGTAAACCAAATGCAGGTAAAAGTTCAATACTTAATAAAATATTAGGAGAAGATAGAGTTATAGTAAGTCCAATTGCAGGTACTACTAGAGATGCAGTAGATACATATTTTGAAAAGGATGGACAACAATTTTTACTTATAGATACAGCAGGTATTAGAAGAAAAAGCAAGGTATATGAAACTGTAGAAAAATATAGTGTAATAAGATCTATGAGTGCTGTTGAAAGAGCAGATGTAGTTTTAATAGTAATAGACGCACAAGAAGGTATAACAGAACAAGATACAAAGGTTGCAGGTATAGCTCATGATGAAGGTAAAGCTTGTATATTTGTAGTTAATAAATGGGACTTAATAGAAAAAGATAATAAAACATTAGGAAACTATACTAAGGAAATAAAAGAAAAATTCCCATTCATGATGTATGCTCCAGTATTATTTGTTTCTGCTAAGACTAATCAAAGGATGAACAAAATATTAGAAACAGTAGAATATGTAGCAAGTGAGCATGCTAAGAGAATATCAACATCAGCTTTAAATGACGTTATAGGTGAAGCAGTAATGTTAAATCAGCCACCATCAGATAAAGGTAAGAGATTAAAGATTTACTATGCTTCTCAGACTGATGTTAAACCACCTAAAATTACATTATTTATAAATGACAAGCAACTTACTCACTTCTCATACCAAAGATATCTTGAAAATAAGATAAGAGAAAACTTTGGATTTGAAGGAACTTCTGTTAGATTCGAATACAGAGAAAAGAACAGAGGATAA
- the nrdR gene encoding transcriptional regulator NrdR, which produces MQCPYCNYKESKVVDSRHTDSKSIRRRRECESCKSRFTTYEKIETTPVMVVKKDNVREYFNRDKIKHGILKACEKRPVSIEQIDEIVDYIENEVNKNFSSEVDTKYIGEIVMEKLKDVDEVAYVRFASVYRQFKDINTFVNELKNILIEKGD; this is translated from the coding sequence ATGCAGTGTCCTTATTGTAACTATAAAGAATCAAAAGTAGTGGATTCAAGACATACAGACAGTAAATCAATTAGAAGAAGAAGAGAGTGTGAATCTTGTAAATCTAGATTCACTACTTATGAAAAAATAGAAACTACTCCAGTAATGGTTGTAAAAAAAGATAACGTTAGAGAATATTTTAATAGAGATAAAATCAAACATGGTATATTAAAGGCTTGTGAAAAAAGACCTGTATCAATAGAACAAATAGATGAAATAGTAGATTATATTGAAAATGAAGTTAATAAAAATTTCTCATCAGAAGTAGATACTAAATACATAGGTGAAATAGTTATGGAAAAGTTAAAAGATGTAGATGAGGTAGCATATGTTAGGTTTGCTTCTGTTTATAGACAATTTAAAGATATAAATACTTTTGTTAATGAACTAAAGAATATTCTAATAGAAAAGGGAGACTAA
- a CDS encoding YIEGIA domain-containing protein: MKESLINDELFRRAFLVALIIGTLCRGFVLRITNKQYPTRPLDYIEQIIIAGLSASLGAIALPALIDKEFSALTFFAVGIQQFQGLAQQERITLENLDDDEMVQKGGSYVEEIASTYETRSYISLFSALAASSAYIIIARRYGVGTFICTIAAVIAGMIVAFIFRLVLRRNSVGDIADVVPAELHFEGSQLFVNNVHIIDIGLKSTRDRYIKKGMAIEIIPKTVSDFGIINDLGQRQAILHNIYINMGIDKDIDEVDILAISRANMEKMTVVIPFIPILQDMDVLKQVIESTPIIETAKGKQSAYKKKPMLFK; this comes from the coding sequence ATGAAAGAAAGTTTAATAAATGATGAACTATTTAGACGTGCATTTTTAGTTGCTTTGATCATAGGGACTTTATGTAGAGGTTTTGTGTTAAGAATAACTAATAAGCAATATCCAACAAGACCTCTTGATTATATAGAGCAAATCATAATTGCGGGGCTATCTGCATCTCTTGGAGCTATAGCACTACCAGCACTTATTGATAAAGAATTTTCAGCGCTAACTTTCTTTGCAGTTGGTATTCAGCAATTTCAAGGATTAGCACAGCAGGAGAGAATAACATTAGAAAATTTAGATGATGATGAAATGGTTCAAAAAGGTGGTTCATATGTAGAAGAAATTGCATCGACATATGAAACTAGAAGTTATATAAGTTTATTTTCAGCTTTAGCAGCATCTTCAGCATACATAATTATAGCTAGAAGATATGGAGTGGGTACTTTTATATGTACAATAGCAGCTGTTATAGCAGGTATGATAGTAGCTTTTATATTTAGACTAGTTTTGAGAAGAAATAGTGTAGGAGATATAGCAGATGTGGTTCCTGCTGAATTACACTTTGAAGGGTCACAACTATTTGTAAATAATGTACATATAATTGATATTGGTTTAAAAAGTACAAGAGATAGATATATAAAAAAAGGAATGGCCATTGAAATTATTCCTAAGACAGTAAGTGACTTTGGAATAATTAATGATTTAGGACAAAGACAAGCAATACTTCATAATATTTATATCAATATGGGAATAGATAAAGATATTGATGAAGTAGATATTCTAGCGATATCAAGAGCTAATATGGAAAAAATGACTGTTGTTATACCATTTATACCAATACTTCAAGATATGGATGTACTAAAGCAGGTTATTGAAAGTACACCGATTATAGAAACTGCTAAAGGTAAGCAAAGTGCTTATAAAAAGAAGCCTATGCTTTTTAAATAA
- a CDS encoding winged helix-turn-helix domain-containing protein, producing the protein MNTKILVIDDEIHIVELLKFNLETANYEVHCSYDGFDGFIKAKEIKPDLILLDWMLPNISGIDVLKKIRSDKDLKNIPVIMLTAKNMEGDKVEGLEVGADDYITKPFGIKELLARIASVLRRYNVNSKVEDDVLVHKNIRVDLSKHEVCKDNNKIDLTLKEFELLRLLLQNKGKVLSRNYLLDKIWGYEYYGETRTVDVHIRYLRKKIEDDNEKYIETIRGVGYKID; encoded by the coding sequence ATGAATACTAAAATTCTTGTTATAGACGATGAGATACATATAGTAGAACTACTAAAATTCAATTTAGAAACTGCAAACTATGAGGTTCATTGCTCTTATGATGGGTTTGATGGATTTATAAAAGCGAAGGAAATTAAACCTGATTTAATACTTCTAGACTGGATGCTTCCAAATATAAGTGGAATAGATGTTCTAAAAAAAATACGATCAGACAAAGATTTAAAAAATATTCCAGTTATTATGTTAACTGCAAAAAATATGGAAGGGGATAAAGTAGAAGGGCTAGAAGTCGGTGCTGATGACTATATAACAAAACCTTTTGGTATAAAAGAATTATTGGCAAGAATAGCATCTGTTTTAAGACGATATAATGTTAATTCTAAGGTAGAAGATGATGTATTAGTTCATAAAAATATTAGAGTAGACTTATCTAAGCATGAAGTGTGTAAGGATAATAATAAAATTGATCTTACACTTAAAGAATTTGAATTGTTGAGATTATTACTTCAAAATAAAGGGAAGGTTCTTTCAAGAAATTATCTTTTAGATAAGATTTGGGGATATGAATACTATGGTGAAACAAGAACCGTAGATGTACACATTAGATATCTAAGAAAGAAAATAGAAGATGATAATGAAAAATACATAGAAACTATAAGAGGTGTTGGGTATAAAATTGATTAA